The following proteins come from a genomic window of Gottfriedia acidiceleris:
- a CDS encoding M20 family metallopeptidase — MTVKIETQREQIVKSIEESKKVYLEISHNIHEKPEIGNQEFFASETHTKILVEAGFDVTRNIAGHETGFVARKTSSKQGPTIAFLAEYDALPGLGHACGHNIIGTTSVAAGIALAEVISETGGEVVIFGTPAEEGGPNGSAKGSFVKNGLLEGVDAALMLHPSGKTGLSSPSLAVDPLDFHFYGRAAHAAGSPEHGINALDAVIQLFNGINALRQQLSSDVRIHGIITHGGDAPNIIPEYASARFFIRASTWKRTEEVSTKIRNIAEGAAIATGSTVKIERFQNEVHDFIINQSLDEIVGEELSLLGEVVNSKSGGLGSTDAGNVSHVVPTSHAYIKIGPDDLIAHTNEFREAAKSPLGDHALITGAKALALTGYRLITDKNLLEKVQNEFQQAQK, encoded by the coding sequence ATGACAGTCAAAATTGAAACACAAAGAGAACAAATTGTGAAAAGTATTGAGGAATCGAAGAAAGTTTATCTTGAAATTAGCCATAATATTCATGAGAAACCTGAAATTGGCAATCAAGAATTTTTTGCATCAGAAACACATACTAAAATTCTAGTAGAAGCTGGTTTCGATGTCACACGTAATATTGCGGGCCATGAAACAGGCTTTGTAGCAAGGAAAACGTCATCTAAGCAAGGCCCAACCATCGCTTTTTTAGCAGAATACGATGCACTACCTGGTCTTGGTCATGCATGCGGACATAATATTATTGGAACAACAAGTGTAGCAGCGGGAATCGCTCTTGCTGAAGTCATTTCAGAGACCGGAGGAGAGGTTGTCATATTTGGAACACCTGCAGAAGAGGGTGGACCAAATGGAAGTGCAAAGGGGAGTTTCGTAAAAAATGGATTACTAGAAGGTGTTGATGCAGCTCTTATGCTCCACCCCAGTGGTAAAACAGGTTTATCGAGCCCATCATTGGCAGTAGACCCATTAGACTTCCATTTTTATGGAAGAGCAGCCCATGCTGCTGGGTCACCAGAACATGGAATCAATGCTTTAGATGCAGTAATCCAATTATTCAATGGTATTAATGCCCTTCGTCAGCAGCTTTCTAGCGATGTTCGCATACACGGAATTATCACTCATGGAGGCGATGCACCAAATATTATTCCAGAGTATGCTTCAGCGAGATTTTTCATCCGTGCTAGTACTTGGAAGCGTACGGAGGAAGTCTCCACTAAGATTCGTAATATTGCCGAAGGAGCAGCAATTGCAACTGGTAGTACTGTGAAAATTGAAAGATTCCAAAATGAAGTCCATGATTTTATTATCAATCAATCTCTTGATGAGATTGTAGGTGAAGAACTAAGCCTATTGGGTGAAGTAGTGAATAGCAAAAGCGGCGGGCTTGGATCTACTGATGCCGGAAATGTAAGCCATGTTGTTCCGACTTCCCACGCATATATTAAAATTGGACCTGATGATTTAATTGCTCATACGAATGAATTTCGTGAAGCTGCGAAGTCTCCACTTGGTGATCATGCTCTAATAACGGGTGCAAAAGCATTAGCTCTGACAGGTTATCGATTAATTACCGATAAAAACCTTTTGGAAAAAGTTCAAAATGAATTTCAACAAGCACAGAAATAG
- a CDS encoding MetQ/NlpA family ABC transporter substrate-binding protein, whose product MKKFFTIFAALLLTVSVLSACGSKSSSGNGKERTVKIGINGDDYELWNIVQKQVKSEGIKLKIISFSDYVQPNTALNDGSLDLNAFQTITYMNQFKGDHNLDISAIGSTVIAPMGIYSHKFKKLSDIPDRATITIPNDVTNAGRALKLLQSSKLISLVDNFDPKGSIEQIKENPKHLKIKPIAAGQTARSLDDVAAAIINNGFAVQAGLDPAKDPLYKEDPNDKAAMPYINVIASRTKNKNDKDFAKIVKAYQSKEVHDYIIKRDKGATVPVVISIDKIKNL is encoded by the coding sequence ATGAAAAAGTTTTTTACTATTTTTGCAGCATTATTATTAACGGTTTCGGTATTATCCGCATGTGGTTCTAAATCATCATCAGGAAATGGAAAGGAGAGAACAGTTAAGATTGGTATTAACGGAGATGACTATGAACTTTGGAATATTGTACAAAAACAAGTAAAAAGTGAAGGCATTAAATTGAAAATTATTTCATTTTCAGATTATGTTCAGCCTAACACAGCGCTTAATGATGGAAGTCTTGATTTAAATGCTTTTCAAACGATTACCTATATGAATCAATTTAAAGGTGATCATAATTTAGACATTTCTGCGATTGGCTCGACGGTGATTGCGCCAATGGGTATTTACTCACATAAATTTAAAAAGCTAAGTGATATTCCAGATAGAGCAACGATTACGATACCAAATGATGTTACGAACGCAGGACGTGCACTTAAACTATTACAATCTTCAAAGTTAATTAGTTTAGTAGATAATTTTGATCCTAAAGGAAGTATTGAACAAATTAAAGAAAATCCTAAGCATCTAAAAATCAAACCGATTGCTGCGGGGCAAACAGCAAGATCATTGGATGATGTGGCAGCAGCTATCATCAATAATGGATTTGCCGTTCAAGCGGGCTTAGATCCTGCAAAGGATCCACTTTATAAAGAAGATCCGAATGATAAAGCAGCTATGCCGTATATCAATGTTATTGCATCTCGTACAAAGAATAAAAATGACAAGGACTTTGCAAAGATTGTAAAGGCCTATCAATCAAAAGAAGTTCATGATTACATTATTAAGCGTGACAAAGGTGCGACGGTTCCAGTAGTCATTTCGATTGATAAAATAAAAAATCTATAA
- a CDS encoding methionine ABC transporter permease has protein sequence MELNWEFFWPQFLQATQDTFLTVLGSFIFGTIIGLPLGIILVVTRPGHIMENKPLFRLLNTIINIVRSVPFIILLVAIIPFTRLLTGTSIGVVAAIVPLSIFVGPYLARLIENSMLEVDKGVLETAYSMGATKFQIIVKFILPEAIPSLILSFTTATIGLIGSTAAAGAVGAGGLGDLAITYGYQRFETLVIIITVVLLVVIVQIIQSLGNTWSRYVRRKRG, from the coding sequence ATGGAGCTTAATTGGGAATTCTTTTGGCCGCAGTTTTTGCAGGCAACTCAAGATACATTTCTAACTGTGCTTGGGTCATTTATTTTTGGCACAATTATAGGATTGCCTTTAGGTATTATTCTAGTTGTAACAAGACCAGGTCATATAATGGAAAACAAACCTTTATTTAGGTTGTTAAATACCATTATTAATATTGTTCGATCTGTACCATTTATTATTTTGCTAGTTGCCATTATTCCATTTACAAGGTTATTGACGGGCACGTCCATTGGAGTAGTTGCTGCAATTGTTCCACTTTCGATCTTTGTAGGTCCTTATTTGGCAAGATTGATTGAGAACTCCATGCTAGAAGTAGATAAGGGAGTGCTAGAAACAGCCTATTCAATGGGAGCAACAAAGTTTCAGATCATCGTGAAGTTTATTTTGCCTGAAGCGATTCCATCGTTAATTCTTTCATTTACAACAGCAACGATTGGATTGATTGGATCGACTGCGGCAGCTGGTGCTGTTGGTGCTGGTGGATTAGGTGACTTAGCTATTACATATGGTTATCAGCGCTTTGAAACATTGGTTATTATCATTACTGTCGTATTACTAGTAGTCATTGTTCAAATCATACAAAGTTTAGGGAATACGTGGTCAAGATACGTAAGGAGGAAAAGAGGATGA
- a CDS encoding methionine ABC transporter ATP-binding protein → MIEIKNVSKVYPGRPPIKALNNINMKIEKGEIFGIIGFSGAGKSTLIRCLNRLEEPTEGSVLIDGLDLMTLKDEELRKTRRKIGVVFQHFNLLSAKTVFDNIAMPLYLEGKKKRDVQEKVMELIEFVGLTGKQDVFPGHLSGGQKQRVGIARALVTDPDLLLCDEATSALDPETTKNVLELLRKVNKSYNLTIFLITHEMSVIRDLCDKVAVIDNGEIVEEGNVYEVFTNPQKSITKNFVNTVLQNEVPSKLSKSLSKGKYYQLVFLGDKAGNPLLSEVLKKFDIHLNILYGSITELQARPYGNLIVALEGTKEESAKAIKFISEKGIDVREVELNGA, encoded by the coding sequence TTGATTGAGATTAAAAATGTCTCCAAGGTTTATCCTGGAAGGCCACCAATTAAAGCTTTAAATAATATTAATATGAAAATTGAGAAAGGAGAGATCTTTGGAATCATTGGTTTTTCCGGAGCAGGAAAAAGTACATTGATTCGTTGTTTAAATAGACTTGAAGAGCCAACAGAAGGATCAGTTCTCATTGATGGATTGGATCTAATGACATTAAAAGATGAAGAATTACGTAAGACACGTAGAAAAATTGGTGTCGTATTCCAACACTTTAATCTACTTTCTGCCAAAACGGTATTTGATAATATTGCAATGCCGCTATACCTTGAAGGAAAAAAGAAACGGGATGTTCAGGAAAAGGTAATGGAATTAATTGAATTTGTTGGACTTACAGGGAAGCAAGATGTATTTCCGGGCCACTTATCGGGGGGACAAAAGCAAAGAGTAGGTATTGCAAGGGCACTCGTAACAGACCCAGATCTTTTGCTATGTGATGAAGCTACTTCTGCATTAGACCCTGAAACAACAAAGAATGTATTAGAGCTTTTAAGGAAGGTAAATAAATCATATAATCTTACAATTTTCCTTATTACCCATGAAATGAGTGTAATTCGTGATTTATGTGATAAAGTGGCTGTCATTGATAATGGTGAAATTGTTGAAGAAGGTAACGTTTACGAAGTATTTACGAATCCACAAAAAAGTATTACAAAGAATTTTGTTAACACAGTATTACAAAATGAGGTGCCATCTAAGTTATCCAAATCATTATCAAAAGGAAAATATTATCAATTAGTCTTCCTAGGTGACAAGGCAGGCAACCCATTATTATCAGAGGTTCTTAAAAAATTCGATATTCATTTAAATATCCTTTATGGATCGATTACAGAGCTACAAGCAAGACCTTATGGGAATTTGATTGTGGCATTAGAAGGAACAAAAGAGGAAAGCGCAAAAGCTATTAAATTTATTTCGGAAAAGGGGATAGATGTTAGGGAGGTGGAGTTAAATGGAGCTTAA
- a CDS encoding ASCH domain-containing protein: MTNQNETNALPPKTCTIERLVTLQADVEKVLAGQKTATRRNGRYADVGEVMTLQNNQYVVEKVYSQALGELTDEDAKQEGYSTVEEYKQSILSIHPGMPWLPKMRVWVHEFRLIQD, translated from the coding sequence ATGACAAATCAAAATGAAACGAACGCTTTACCGCCAAAAACATGTACGATTGAACGCCTTGTTACGCTTCAAGCGGATGTGGAAAAAGTATTGGCAGGACAAAAAACTGCTACTCGCCGAAACGGAAGATATGCAGATGTTGGGGAAGTGATGACCCTTCAAAATAATCAGTATGTAGTTGAAAAAGTTTATTCTCAAGCTCTTGGTGAATTGACAGATGAGGATGCTAAGCAGGAAGGCTATTCAACTGTAGAAGAGTATAAGCAATCAATCCTGTCAATCCATCCTGGAATGCCTTGGTTGCCAAAAATGAGGGTATGGGTTCATGAGTTTCGTCTCATCCAAGATTAA
- a CDS encoding sulfite exporter TauE/SafE family protein, producing MEWTLILVLFLVGFFGSFISGMVGIGGAIINYPMLLFIPPLLGFAAFTPHQVSGISAVQVVFATLGGVLSYRKSGYLNKKVILSMGISVLIGSFLGGFGSNLLSEHGINLVYGILAMIAVVLMFIPRKNVEMSADGQISINVWLASGLAFIVGTSAGIVGAGGAFLLVPIMLTILKIPTRVTIASSLAITFISSIGVTIGKISTGQVEILPTIIVVIASLIASPLGAKIGKQTKTQVLRGILAVLIGFTALKIWFTIIKSWLG from the coding sequence ATGGAGTGGACCTTAATTTTAGTACTTTTCTTAGTTGGTTTTTTTGGGTCCTTTATTTCAGGAATGGTAGGAATTGGTGGAGCGATTATAAATTATCCAATGCTCCTATTTATTCCTCCATTATTAGGATTTGCTGCTTTCACACCACATCAAGTTTCAGGTATAAGTGCGGTCCAAGTAGTATTTGCAACTTTAGGTGGAGTTTTAAGCTATCGTAAAAGCGGTTATCTAAACAAAAAAGTAATATTAAGTATGGGGATAAGTGTACTAATAGGAAGTTTTCTTGGTGGATTTGGTTCAAATCTACTTTCAGAACATGGAATTAATCTTGTTTACGGAATCTTAGCAATGATTGCGGTCGTTTTAATGTTTATTCCTAGAAAAAACGTCGAAATGTCAGCAGATGGTCAAATTTCAATTAATGTATGGCTTGCTTCAGGTTTGGCATTTATCGTTGGAACTAGTGCAGGGATTGTTGGTGCAGGAGGAGCATTTCTGTTAGTACCAATCATGTTAACAATCTTAAAAATACCAACTCGTGTGACAATTGCTTCATCCTTAGCCATTACATTTATCTCTTCAATAGGAGTAACGATTGGGAAAATCTCTACTGGTCAGGTTGAAATTTTGCCTACAATTATTGTTGTAATTGCCAGTTTAATCGCCTCACCATTAGGTGCAAAAATAGGCAAACAAACAAAAACGCAGGTTTTACGAGGAATTCTGGCAGTCTTAATTGGTTTTACCGCTTTAAAAATTTGGTTTACTATTATTAAATCATGGCTTGGTTGA
- a CDS encoding sulfurtransferase TusA family protein, whose amino-acid sequence MEATKLLDAKGLACPIPIVKTRKAIAEIEAGEVLEIHVTDKGAKNDLTAWAKSGGHELLNYTEEDNILKFWIKKG is encoded by the coding sequence ATGGAAGCTACAAAATTATTAGATGCAAAAGGCTTAGCATGTCCCATTCCAATTGTAAAAACAAGAAAAGCAATAGCAGAGATTGAAGCAGGAGAAGTATTAGAAATTCATGTTACTGATAAAGGTGCTAAAAACGACCTTACAGCATGGGCTAAATCAGGTGGACATGAATTATTAAATTATACTGAAGAAGACAATATTTTAAAATTTTGGATTAAAAAAGGTTAA
- a CDS encoding MBL fold metallo-hydrolase, whose amino-acid sequence MAVTAMSAKEITKKIVDKEELYILDVRNTDDYNDWKIEGSNFEHLNIPYFDLLDGVEDILDKIPTSRDVLVVCAKEGSSIMIAEMLSDEGLDVAYLKGGMKEWSEYLEPVKIADLKNGGELYQFVRIGKGCLSYMVISNNEAAIIDSTRMTDIYIDFANTKSAKITHVFDTHLHADHISGGRKIAETTGATYWLPPKDAKEVIYEYSPLEDGNKVRIGETAISIDAFYSPGHTIGSTSFVVDEKFLLSGDILFIDSIGRPDLAGMAEDWVGYLRETLYKRYRNLSLELIVLPSHFMVISELNEDGSVYKKLGYLFEQNHGLNIESESEFRKLVTENLPPQPNSYQEIREVNMGKINLNEEKQREMEIGPNRCAVR is encoded by the coding sequence ATGGCAGTCACAGCAATGTCTGCAAAAGAGATTACAAAAAAAATAGTTGATAAAGAAGAACTATATATTCTAGATGTACGAAATACTGATGATTATAACGATTGGAAAATAGAAGGTTCAAATTTTGAACATTTAAATATACCTTATTTCGATTTACTTGATGGGGTTGAAGATATTTTAGATAAGATTCCTACAAGTAGAGATGTTTTAGTTGTGTGTGCTAAAGAAGGATCTTCTATCATGATTGCAGAGATGCTTTCAGACGAGGGACTAGACGTAGCTTATCTTAAAGGCGGAATGAAAGAGTGGAGTGAATATCTAGAACCAGTAAAAATTGCAGATTTGAAAAATGGTGGAGAGCTGTATCAATTTGTCAGAATCGGTAAGGGATGTTTATCCTACATGGTTATCTCAAATAATGAGGCTGCTATAATTGATTCTACTCGAATGACGGATATCTACATTGATTTTGCGAATACAAAGAGCGCAAAAATTACACATGTATTTGATACTCACCTTCATGCAGACCATATTTCTGGTGGAAGAAAAATTGCTGAGACTACGGGAGCAACATACTGGTTACCGCCAAAGGATGCTAAAGAGGTTATTTATGAATATAGTCCATTAGAAGATGGGAATAAGGTAAGAATTGGTGAAACAGCAATCAGTATTGATGCTTTTTATTCACCAGGACATACAATCGGATCAACTTCATTTGTTGTTGATGAAAAATTCTTACTTTCTGGTGATATTTTATTTATCGATTCAATTGGAAGACCCGATCTTGCTGGAATGGCAGAGGATTGGGTAGGATACTTACGCGAAACCCTTTATAAAAGATACCGAAATTTATCGCTTGAATTAATCGTGCTTCCATCACATTTTATGGTGATTAGTGAATTGAACGAAGATGGTAGTGTTTATAAAAAACTAGGATATTTATTTGAACAGAATCATGGATTGAATATTGAGAGTGAAAGTGAGTTTAGAAAGTTAGTAACTGAGAATTTACCACCACAACCAAATTCATATCAAGAAATCCGTGAAGTTAATATGGGTAAAATTAATTTAAATGAAGAAAAACAGAGAGAAATGGAAATTGGTCCAAATCGCTGTGCAGTACGATAA
- a CDS encoding sulfurtransferase TusA family protein → MELIKSNVKLDAKGLACPMPIVKTRKAMKDLDNGQVIEVQATDKGSKADIKAWAESTGNQYLGTIENGEVLLHYLRKSSDENTIEKRFENVISNDQLSQKLQTENIIVLDVREEAEYVFNHIPNAVSIPLGELENRLTELNKEKEIYIVCRTGNRSDLAAQLLVSSGFTNVFNVIPGMIEWSGETVSIKG, encoded by the coding sequence ATGGAACTGATTAAATCAAACGTGAAATTAGATGCAAAAGGATTAGCTTGTCCAATGCCGATTGTAAAGACTAGAAAAGCAATGAAGGATTTAGATAATGGGCAAGTAATCGAGGTTCAAGCGACTGATAAAGGTTCAAAAGCAGATATTAAAGCTTGGGCCGAAAGCACTGGAAATCAATACTTAGGAACAATCGAAAATGGCGAGGTATTACTACACTATTTAAGAAAATCTTCAGATGAAAATACGATTGAAAAAAGATTTGAAAACGTCATTTCGAACGATCAATTAAGTCAAAAACTACAAACCGAAAATATAATCGTTTTAGATGTAAGAGAAGAAGCAGAATATGTATTTAATCATATACCAAATGCGGTATCAATCCCTTTAGGAGAATTGGAGAACCGATTGACAGAATTAAATAAAGAAAAAGAAATATATATCGTTTGCAGGACTGGAAACCGCAGTGATCTTGCTGCTCAATTACTTGTTTCTAGCGGCTTTACTAACGTGTTTAATGTAATACCTGGAATGATTGAATGGTCTGGAGAAACAGTAAGCATAAAAGGTTAA
- a CDS encoding rhodanese-like domain-containing protein: MKEITAIELENELKTGKIVNIIDVREVDEVAAGKILEAIHIPLGLIEFRLHELDKSKEYIIVCRSGARSGRATEFLQSHGFNAKNMVGGMLTWEGNVE; this comes from the coding sequence ATGAAAGAAATTACTGCGATTGAGCTTGAAAATGAATTAAAAACTGGAAAAATAGTAAATATTATCGATGTTCGTGAGGTAGATGAAGTTGCAGCTGGAAAAATTCTAGAAGCTATTCATATTCCACTCGGATTAATTGAATTTCGATTACACGAATTAGATAAATCAAAAGAATATATTATTGTTTGTCGTTCAGGTGCTAGAAGTGGCCGTGCAACAGAATTCCTTCAATCTCATGGCTTTAACGCTAAAAACATGGTCGGCGGAATGCTTACTTGGGAAGGGAACGTAGAATAA
- a CDS encoding DsrE/DsrF/DrsH-like family protein, protein MTTKKTNIILFSGDYDKAMAAYIIANGAAAFDHEVTIFHTFWGLNALRKGEHIATKKGFIEKMFGKMMPRGADKMGLSKMNFAGFGPKMIKDIIKKHNALPLPQLIEMAQEQDINLVACTMTMDLLGLQTEELLENIQYAGVAAYIGEAEEGQVNLFI, encoded by the coding sequence ATGACAACTAAGAAAACAAATATCATTTTATTTAGTGGAGATTATGACAAAGCAATGGCCGCCTACATTATTGCGAACGGAGCAGCAGCTTTTGATCATGAAGTAACTATTTTTCATACATTTTGGGGTTTAAATGCTTTACGAAAAGGCGAACATATAGCAACAAAAAAAGGTTTTATTGAAAAGATGTTTGGAAAGATGATGCCTAGAGGCGCTGATAAAATGGGACTTTCTAAAATGAATTTTGCTGGTTTTGGACCAAAGATGATTAAGGATATTATTAAAAAGCACAATGCATTGCCTTTACCACAATTAATTGAAATGGCCCAAGAACAAGATATAAATTTAGTAGCATGTACAATGACAATGGATCTGTTAGGTCTACAAACCGAAGAGCTATTAGAGAATATTCAGTATGCTGGTGTTGCCGCCTACATTGGTGAAGCAGAAGAAGGTCAAGTTAACTTATTTATTTAA
- a CDS encoding metal-sensitive transcriptional regulator has product MKYDDPVKNRVKRIEGQIRGILKMMEDDKDCKDVITQLSAVKSALDRTIGVIVSSNLVDCVRNANENGQDAEDLVKEAVNLLVKSR; this is encoded by the coding sequence ATGAAATATGATGATCCAGTAAAAAATAGAGTAAAGCGAATTGAGGGACAGATTCGTGGAATTTTAAAAATGATGGAAGATGACAAAGACTGTAAAGATGTCATTACTCAGTTATCAGCAGTTAAATCAGCTTTGGATCGTACGATTGGCGTAATAGTAAGCTCAAATTTAGTTGATTGTGTCCGAAATGCGAATGAAAACGGGCAAGATGCTGAAGATTTAGTGAAAGAAGCAGTAAACTTACTTGTAAAAAGTAGATAA
- a CDS encoding aminotransferase class V-fold PLP-dependent enzyme, with product MNLEKYFSQFRKEIIGNEKTFLSPFGEKKIIYLDWAASGRLYGPVEEKLLSTFGPYVANTHTESNITGSTMTNCYHEALQIIKQHVNASASDTIITDGSGMTGVMNKFQRILGLKIHENFHFRLSIPEEERPVVFITSMEHHSNHTSWLETICDVEVVPNCNNNVVDLNYLRNRLEFYKNKRKLIGSFSACSNVSGLITPYHKLARLMHEYNGVCFVDFSASAPYVDIDMHPSDPMEKLDAILFSPHKFLGGPGSSGVLIFDSSMYQNKIPDHPGGGTVEWTNPWGEKKYINNIREREDGGTPGFLQTIRTALAIKVKNAMGTANILNREEELAHIVLDELRTIENVVLLEDSCNPRLGFYSFYLKNIHHNLVVRLLNDRYGIQVRGGCSCAGTYGHMLLNITREMSKAITDEIDNGNISVKPGWIRMSVHPTTTNEEVVIFTNALKDIIQNIEEWSKDYIYLKEKNDFIHKDEAVMEVGTYFEMEMTVKS from the coding sequence TTGAATTTAGAAAAGTATTTTTCACAATTTAGAAAAGAGATTATTGGAAATGAAAAAACATTCTTATCGCCATTTGGTGAAAAGAAAATTATCTATTTAGATTGGGCTGCGAGTGGTAGGTTATATGGACCAGTTGAAGAAAAATTACTTTCAACTTTTGGTCCATATGTTGCAAATACGCATACGGAATCAAATATAACAGGAAGTACGATGACGAATTGTTATCATGAAGCATTACAGATCATAAAACAGCATGTTAATGCAAGCGCTTCCGACACAATCATTACTGATGGATCAGGAATGACTGGCGTTATGAATAAGTTTCAACGTATTTTAGGGCTAAAAATACATGAAAATTTCCATTTCCGTTTAAGTATACCTGAGGAAGAAAGACCAGTTGTTTTTATAACAAGTATGGAGCATCATAGCAATCATACTTCGTGGTTGGAAACGATTTGTGATGTAGAAGTTGTACCTAATTGTAATAATAATGTAGTCGATTTAAACTACTTAAGAAATCGACTTGAGTTTTATAAAAATAAACGAAAATTAATTGGATCCTTCAGTGCTTGTTCTAATGTATCTGGATTAATTACACCTTATCATAAGCTAGCTAGACTTATGCATGAATATAATGGCGTTTGTTTTGTGGATTTCTCAGCTTCTGCGCCATATGTTGACATTGATATGCATCCTAGTGACCCAATGGAAAAACTTGATGCGATTCTGTTTTCTCCACATAAGTTTTTAGGAGGACCTGGTAGTAGTGGAGTTTTGATATTTGACTCTTCAATGTATCAAAATAAAATTCCAGATCATCCAGGTGGTGGAACTGTTGAATGGACAAATCCATGGGGTGAGAAAAAATACATTAACAATATTCGTGAAAGAGAAGATGGCGGTACTCCAGGATTTCTTCAAACAATTAGAACAGCTCTTGCAATTAAGGTAAAAAATGCAATGGGTACAGCGAATATATTAAATCGTGAAGAAGAATTGGCTCATATCGTATTAGATGAGCTTAGAACAATTGAAAATGTAGTGTTACTTGAAGATTCATGTAATCCACGATTAGGTTTTTATTCTTTTTATTTAAAAAATATTCATCATAATTTAGTAGTTAGATTATTAAATGATCGATACGGAATTCAAGTACGGGGTGGTTGCTCATGTGCGGGTACTTATGGACATATGCTACTGAATATTACAAGAGAAATGTCTAAAGCAATTACAGATGAAATCGATAATGGCAATATTAGCGTAAAGCCTGGTTGGATTCGCATGAGTGTTCATCCAACGACTACGAATGAAGAAGTAGTTATATTCACTAATGCTTTAAAAGATATTATTCAAAACATTGAAGAATGGTCTAAAGATTATATTTATTTAAAAGAGAAAAATGACTTTATCCATAAAGACGAAGCAGTTATGGAGGTAGGTACTTATTTTGAGATGGAAATGACAGTAAAATCTTAA